A stretch of DNA from Bacteroidales bacterium:
TATGTAAAGTTATGAAAAACAAAATTAAAGACAATTAAAATTAACAAAAGGTTGCATATTAAGCACTTAAATAAATACTTTTGTAGAGGTTTTTACTTCAATAAGTATAAAAAATTATCTTTTATTACGATAATTTTGCATAAATGTTTTTAAGTGAAAATATAGTAGTTCTCGCCCCTATGGAGGATGTTACTGATTCCTCCTTCCGAAAGGTATGTAAATATAATGGTGCGGATATAGTGGAGACTGAATTTGTGGCCTCGGATGCACTGATAAGGAATATTGAAAAAAGTTTAAAAAAATTACATTTTTCAGAAGAAGAAAGGCCTCTGGGGATACAGATATTCGGGAATAACGAGCATACGATGGTTGAAGCAGTAAAAATTGCCGGGAATTATAAGCCTGATTTTATTGACCTGAATTTCGGATGCCCGGTAAGAAAAGTGGTTGAAAAAGGTGGCGGTGCTGCCTTATTGAAAGATATTCCTAAAATGCTTAAAATTGTAGATGTGGTGGTTAAAAGCACTTCGCTGCCTGTCTTTGTAAAAACACGCCTTGGCTGGGACGAAAAGAAACTCCTTATCGTGGAATTAGCCGAAAAACTGCAAGATTGCGGTATCAGTGCATTGACAATTCATGCCCGGACAAAAGTTCAGATGTATGCAGGCATAGCCGACTGGACATTGATAGGAGAAGTGAAGAACAATCCGCGGATGCACATTCCTATTATCGGCAATGGTGATGTGGACAGCCCTGAAAAAGCTCTTGAGATGAAAAACCGTTATGGGGTTGATGGTCTCATGATAGGCCGGGCAAGCATAGGAAATCCATGGATTTTTCGAGAAATAAAGCACTATCTCAAAACAGGCATTTTACTGTCTCCCCCTAGAGTGGATGAACGTATAGAAACCTGTAGAAGACACCTTACTTCAGCTATCGCTGAAAAAAGTGAAAAAACAGCTATCCTTCAAATGCGTAAGCATTATGGCGGATATTTCCGAACTTTTCCGGATTTTAAAAAATTTCGCATGAAACTTGTGACTTGTTTGTCGTTTTCAGAAATTTCTGACATTTTAAATGAAATTTTATTGCATTATAAAGATATTTAGTATATTTGATAATTAAATTTAAAAACCCATGACTAAAAAATCTTTAATTGCTATTTTTATCACCCTTGTTTTTGCTGTAGGATTTTTAAGCATACAGTTATTCTCATATCCGGGCGGAGCCCCGGCGGCAAAAACAGGTTCTCCTGCCGATGTGAAAACATGCCTGGCTTGCCATAGCGCCACTCTGAAAACCAAAGAAGGCATGATTACTTCAAATGCTACTGACAATAAATATGTTCCGGGAGAAGTTTACACGATTACTGCCACCGCATCGGGTTCGGCGGGTACAAGCCGAATAGGTTTTGAAATTTCACCACAGAACCCTTCGGGAAAACTGCTTGGAGAGTTAATCCTGACCAACAGCAATGAAACAAAACTGTTGTCAAAAGGAAAGTACATTACCCACACCAACCAGGGTTCGCTTGCCAGCGGAGGGAAGAAATCATGGAGTTTCAAATGGAAAGCTCCTACAGCAGGTACAGGTGATGTAACATTTTATGGTTGTTTTCTGGTTTCAGAAAGCTCTCAGCTTGTGTTTACCTCTCAGTTGGTGTTGAAAGAAAAAAAATAAGTTCACTCCAAACATTCAGGTTTTAATAACCCTTTGTCAAAAAAGGAAGTTATTTCTTTGTCTTTTAGCCAAAGGGCTTGCATGCCAAGTTGTTTTGCAGGTGGGAGGTTTTGTTCAGAGTCATCAATAAAAAGCGTTTCAGAAGGATTTAAGTTATTTTCGGTAAGTATAAGTTTAAAAAAACGCATATCGGGTTTTCGTAAGTGTGTTTCAAAGGACATATATACTTTTTCAAACAAATCAGACAAGTTATTGTACCCGTATTTTTCCTGTAATTCTCTTTTATAAATGGGGTAGTGAATGGCGTTGGTATTGCTCATAAGAAAAATACGGTAATGTTTTTTTATTTTTTCCAGCAGCCGGATGCGTTTTTCAGGTATGCCTATCAGAATGGCGTTCCAGGCATCCATGATTTGTTGGTTATTCACGTAAGAGGGTAAAAGCTCTTTAAGCTGCTTTATAAAACCTTTCTGGCTTATTTCTCCAGTGTCAAGCCTGTCAAATATTTTTAATTGATTGGCCTGTGAATATTTTTGCTGAAAATTTATGGCTCCGAGGTTTATAAAAGCATCAATACTGCGTTGGAAGTCAAAATCAATAATGACACCGCCGAAGTCGAAAATAATATTTTTGATATTTGGGTACATAAAAAATTTTTGGATAATATGATACAAAGATGTAATTTTGCCGCCACAAAACCAAGAAAATTGCATTCGTTGCAATAGGTCCTATAGCTCAGTTGGTTAGAGCACCTGACTCATAATCAGGTGGTCCCTGGTTCAAGTCCAGGTGGGACCACAGAAATCGAAAAAAGCCTCACAAAATGCGAGGCTTTTTTAGTTATTAGAGATACCGTATTATACTATTCTTTAATTATTTTCTTAAACTCAAATACCTTGCTGTTATTAATTTTTAGAAGGTATACACCTGGGGCAAAAGAATCAGTTTGCACTATTGTTTTTTGGAATAAACTACCATTATAGATTACTGCCCCCAAAGAATTATAAATTTCAAACTCTATTAATTCATTATTGTTTTCTGACACAATTATAAGTTCGTTTGAAAAAGGGTTCGGGAAAACATTTATTGCATTGAAGTGTTGCTCATCAATAACAACCGTAAGTATTGAATAACATGCGGAAGTGTCAACGCAATTATTTTCAGTTATTTCCACGGCATATTCGCCGTTCAATACAGCAGTAAAACTTTGAGCGGTTTCTCCGGGTAAAGGAGAGTAATTATCTAAGCAATCCAGCCATTGATATGATGCCGCGTTGGCATTTGCAGTTAAAGTTTCCCCCTCTTGCTCCACAACAGTATTAACGATATTAATTGTTAAATTGATGGTGATGGTGCTGTCGCACCCGGCGCTGTTTTCGATAATAGCGGTGTTGATTCCGGATGTAGTGTGGATTATTCCATCAGGAGCAGTGTAAGTTTCGCATGCAGTTTCAGAAATTGAACTTGTAGTTTTTTGGTTAATTGTGAGATCAATAGTTATAATTGAGTCACAGCCAGCGGCGTTTTCAATCATCGCGGTTTTGATACCAGAAGTTGTATGAGTGGCCCCATCGGGAGCAGTGTAAGTTTCACAGGCGGTTTCAGAAATATTACTTACAGAATTTTGGTTAATTGTCAGGTCAATGATTATGGTACTGTCGCAACCGGCGCTGTTTGGAATGATAGCAGTTTTTATTCCTGAGGTTGTATAAACAACTCCGTCTGGAGCGGTATAGCTTTCACAAGCCGTTTTGTTTATTGTGCTTGAAGTGTGATTTGATACATTGACAGTAAATGTTGAGATAGTACCTTGCCCGCAATCATTAATACCATTAACAGTAATATTTCCTGAAACCGCAGAAGGTCCGAAATCAACCGTGATGCTGTTGGTGGTGCTTGAGCCGCTTGCTCCGGAAGGCAAAGTCCATGTATAAGCTGATGAATTTGCAATATCCGGTACAGTGTATGTTATTCCTGTTTGCCCCTTGCATACATTTGCTGTGCCTGATATCGCCCCTGCTGCATCCGGCAATGGATTGACCGTTGCGGTAACTTCCTGGCGTGAACTGGTGCAGGAAGGAGATTCAATTTCCCAATCATAATAGTAATAATAAAGGTTTGAACCTGCATTTGTTCCTGTTATTGAAATCTTACCATCTAAATTATATGGGTATGAAACCCCTGAATTATCACGATACATATTTGGATTTGATGTGCCGGTGGCAAGTCTCATATTTGTGCCTACGGGTATGTTGAAATTTAAAGTTATCCTGCTTTCACCTGACGGGACATTAATATTAGCTGACTGAAGGGTTGTGCCTGCACTGTTTTTTAGTTGAATTGTTCTGTTTGCAGTACTTCCAGCATAAACTTTAACCGTTTTAAGCACGACGGGTGTATAACAGCTAAAAACCAGATAATAGCTGTTATTCGTATGCAGGGTAGCCGAGGTTTCTTTACTTACCTTCCCAACATATTCATTTGGAGGGACTATTGACTGTTCGACATAATAATTGGTGGTGATGTTAAGCGCCGGTGTGGTATAGCTTGGGCCTGTTCCCAGCAAAGTTCCTCCCGAGGGAGAATCATACCATTTCATAGTACCTGTGCCATAAGCATTCAGAGTGGCTGTTTCCGGGCTGCAAACCGTATCATCTGTTGTATTAAATCCAACCGTAATAAACGCGTTTTTAATAATTGAGTCGGTGCCGCATGTGCCGCCATAGGCGACCAGTTTTACATTAAATGTACCGTTAGATGTATAGGTGTGCGAAGGGCTAGCCAGAGTGCTGGTAGTTCCATCTCCAAAATACCAGAGGTAAGAGTTTGCATTAATGCTTAAATTATTAAACTGTGCTGTATAGGGGGCTGATGAACACGGATTACTCGAATTTGCTGAGAACTCCGCATCTGTAGGCGATGCCACATAGGCTGCTCCGACACCAACGGCATACCAGGCATTCGTGGTTGACTCAACTTCCTGAGAACAACTTCCGTAAAGGTCAAGAGCTGCCTGAATGGAATAGGTGCGGGCATTGGCGTATTGTGAAGAACTTGTAAGATATACTGTAAGTGTCCGGAATGCAATGCGTTCAGCTTTGGCCATAGTAATACCGGTAACACTGTATGCATTTCCATTATCATTTGTACCGGAGCCACCCTGGCAAAGCAGGTAATACCAAAAGTTTATAACACCTGAGTTGTAATGCACTCCTCCATTATCACCTAGACCTGAGTACCAGTTATCTCCCAGATAAGTATCGGGTTGGTCGTATAGGTTTGGATTCGACATACTGCGAAATGCTTCCCCGATTTCTTCTCCGATAGTCCAGTTATAATCTGCATCTGGTGGTTTTGCATAAAATTCTACGCTGGCTCCGAAAATATCGCTGAATCCTTCATTTAGAGCGCCTGATTGGTTGGAGTATGTGAGGTTAGCAGTGTTTTCTGTCAGTCCGTGGGTTATTTCGTGAGCACAAATATCCAAGGTAGTTAATGGAGAGTTTTGGTTGTCCCCATCTCCATAGGTCATTCGCTCACCATCCCAAAATGCATTCACATAATTATTATCATAATGCACATAGCTTAATAGCTTGAAACCGGCGTTGTTAATACTGTTTCTCCCGTGTATGTAATAAAAATAATCCCAGGTCTTTTCAGTTCCCCAATGGGCATCCCGTGCAACTTCATCCTGCTGGGCGTTGATTCCTGTCCAGTTGTTGTCTGAATCAGTGAAATCAGTGTTGGTGTAATTGGTTCCTGTGTTAAGGTCATAGGTTTCAATTCCTAAACCTCTGCCTGTTTCACGTAAACGGTAGGTAGAACCGGTATAATCTGTTGTTATTGTTCTTGTACCGCTGTATTTTGTATCGGCGCTGCCAGTAGCGTTTGCCAGAATAACAGGTTTCTCCGTGTGAATACGGTCAAGTGTCAGTAAAATATTTCCTGTGGAGGCATCTACAAAAACCCACTGCCGGCTCATCGGCTTATGCGCATAAATATCAAAGCGGTAAGCAAGACGGTAATTGTTGCTTTTGAAATTATTATCGGAAGGAACCAACATCAACTCCCCTTTTGGAAAATAGCTTGCTTCTTCGTTGTTCAGGATATATTTTAACACGCTGTTCTCTCCGGGTATCTGACATTTGTAAATTTCAGCTCCAACGTATTCAAGGGCCTTATCAAGTGCCTGATTTTCATTTAAATTAATTTCTGTTGGAATGTCAAGGTTGCTGAACAACTGCCCGTTCATGCATTCCACCAATTCATTTTTTGCATGAACAATAAAAATATTAGAATGTATGGGATAGCTTTTGTAAGTCTGCTGATACCTGTAATGTGTAAATCCCAGTTCATCCCTTTCAAAACGCAGAAGTTTCAGGTCAAAATCGGAACTGATTTGAAAGTTGTTTTTTAACCAGGGCAGGATGTCTTTAAAATTTATTTCCGAACCTTTAGCAAATCGTATAAATGTAGGAATGTCAAGCAATGTGTCTTTGGCTAGTATTTCAGCAGCAGGAATTATTTTTCTGGCTTCAGCCCCATAAAATTCCTGAGAAAAGGAGTGTTTAGAAAACAAAAAAATAAAGAACAGAATTAAAATATTTCTATTCATAAAAAAAATTTTGTAATAAAATCATGAAAACGATATTTTGAAGAACCTTGAGGGGAAAGGAATAGCTACAATACTTATGTGGCATTATTGTATCAGTGTTACGATTCCTTTATAAATATGTTTTATTCCGGCAAGGTCTTTCACCCTTATGAGATATACATAAGTGCCTTGTACGCATTTTGTATAGTCATATTTGTTTTCGTATGTTCCGTTCCATCCCTCATTGACATCTTTTGTATAAAATATTTCTCTACCCCACCTGTCATAAATAACCATAAAGTAATCTTGAGTATCATACCCGTTGCCCTGAGGTATGAAAATTTCATTTCTGTCGTCATCATTTGGAGTGAAACTATTTGGAATCCAGAAAGCAAAATAGGGATTAACATGAACAGTAGCATACGCAGTATCTTTACAACCGCTTGGTTCACTAACAATCAGCATAATAGGATAAGAGCCTGTATCTGCATATTCATGCATGGCATTTTGTCCGTAGGCGTTACTTCCATCGCCAAAATCCCAATACCAGTTTGTAATATATCCGGTGGATTGGTCATAGAAAAATACAGGACTTTCAAACAAAACAACGTAATCGGGTTTGGTATAAAATGCAGCAGTAGGAGGCGGTTCTTTATCAACAAATATAGAACCATAACCTACACAACCCGTATATGTAACAGTGACGCTATAGGTTCCTTCACCCAGGCCCGTTGCTGTTTGTGTGTTTTGTGGAGGGTCGGTGTCCCAATAATAAGTATATCCACTACCACCAAGGTTCACAGTGGCTGTCCCATCATCAACACCGCAGCTTGATGTTGTTGATGATAATGTAATATTAAGGACGGAATCCACAATTACGGTAATGGTAGCAGAGCCTGTACATCCTTCATCGGTAGAAGCAATAACAGAAAAAGTTGTTGTTGTTAAAGGGTTCACAGTAATACTTTCCCCTGTTTGAGGAGGTGTTGTGCTCCACTCATAGGTATCACCACCGGCAGCAGTGAGTGTCGAAGGGCTTCCAGGGCAAACTGTTTGTGGGGAGGCAGAAACGTCAACAGGAATGCTT
This window harbors:
- a CDS encoding HAD family phosphatase, whose translation is MYPNIKNIIFDFGGVIIDFDFQRSIDAFINLGAINFQQKYSQANQLKIFDRLDTGEISQKGFIKQLKELLPSYVNNQQIMDAWNAILIGIPEKRIRLLEKIKKHYRIFLMSNTNAIHYPIYKRELQEKYGYNNLSDLFEKVYMSFETHLRKPDMRFFKLILTENNLNPSETLFIDDSEQNLPPAKQLGMQALWLKDKEITSFFDKGLLKPECLE
- the dusB gene encoding tRNA dihydrouridine synthase DusB; the encoded protein is MFLSENIVVLAPMEDVTDSSFRKVCKYNGADIVETEFVASDALIRNIEKSLKKLHFSEEERPLGIQIFGNNEHTMVEAVKIAGNYKPDFIDLNFGCPVRKVVEKGGGAALLKDIPKMLKIVDVVVKSTSLPVFVKTRLGWDEKKLLIVELAEKLQDCGISALTIHARTKVQMYAGIADWTLIGEVKNNPRMHIPIIGNGDVDSPEKALEMKNRYGVDGLMIGRASIGNPWIFREIKHYLKTGILLSPPRVDERIETCRRHLTSAIAEKSEKTAILQMRKHYGGYFRTFPDFKKFRMKLVTCLSFSEISDILNEILLHYKDI
- a CDS encoding Reeler domain-containing protein, giving the protein MTKKSLIAIFITLVFAVGFLSIQLFSYPGGAPAAKTGSPADVKTCLACHSATLKTKEGMITSNATDNKYVPGEVYTITATASGSAGTSRIGFEISPQNPSGKLLGELILTNSNETKLLSKGKYITHTNQGSLASGGKKSWSFKWKAPTAGTGDVTFYGCFLVSESSQLVFTSQLVLKEKK
- a CDS encoding M4 family metallopeptidase, with translation MNRNILILFFIFLFSKHSFSQEFYGAEARKIIPAAEILAKDTLLDIPTFIRFAKGSEINFKDILPWLKNNFQISSDFDLKLLRFERDELGFTHYRYQQTYKSYPIHSNIFIVHAKNELVECMNGQLFSNLDIPTEINLNENQALDKALEYVGAEIYKCQIPGENSVLKYILNNEEASYFPKGELMLVPSDNNFKSNNYRLAYRFDIYAHKPMSRQWVFVDASTGNILLTLDRIHTEKPVILANATGSADTKYSGTRTITTDYTGSTYRLRETGRGLGIETYDLNTGTNYTNTDFTDSDNNWTGINAQQDEVARDAHWGTEKTWDYFYYIHGRNSINNAGFKLLSYVHYDNNYVNAFWDGERMTYGDGDNQNSPLTTLDICAHEITHGLTENTANLTYSNQSGALNEGFSDIFGASVEFYAKPPDADYNWTIGEEIGEAFRSMSNPNLYDQPDTYLGDNWYSGLGDNGGVHYNSGVINFWYYLLCQGGSGTNDNGNAYSVTGITMAKAERIAFRTLTVYLTSSSQYANARTYSIQAALDLYGSCSQEVESTTNAWYAVGVGAAYVASPTDAEFSANSSNPCSSAPYTAQFNNLSINANSYLWYFGDGTTSTLASPSHTYTSNGTFNVKLVAYGGTCGTDSIIKNAFITVGFNTTDDTVCSPETATLNAYGTGTMKWYDSPSGGTLLGTGPSYTTPALNITTNYYVEQSIVPPNEYVGKVSKETSATLHTNNSYYLVFSCYTPVVLKTVKVYAGSTANRTIQLKNSAGTTLQSANINVPSGESRITLNFNIPVGTNMRLATGTSNPNMYRDNSGVSYPYNLDGKISITGTNAGSNLYYYYYDWEIESPSCTSSRQEVTATVNPLPDAAGAISGTANVCKGQTGITYTVPDIANSSAYTWTLPSGASGSSTTNSITVDFGPSAVSGNITVNGINDCGQGTISTFTVNVSNHTSSTINKTACESYTAPDGVVYTTSGIKTAIIPNSAGCDSTIIIDLTINQNSVSNISETACETYTAPDGATHTTSGIKTAMIENAAGCDSIITIDLTINQKTTSSISETACETYTAPDGIIHTTSGINTAIIENSAGCDSTITINLTINIVNTVVEQEGETLTANANAASYQWLDCLDNYSPLPGETAQSFTAVLNGEYAVEITENNCVDTSACYSILTVVIDEQHFNAINVFPNPFSNELIIVSENNNELIEFEIYNSLGAVIYNGSLFQKTIVQTDSFAPGVYLLKINNSKVFEFKKIIKE